Proteins found in one Pieris napi chromosome 11, ilPieNapi1.2, whole genome shotgun sequence genomic segment:
- the LOC125053684 gene encoding protein D1-like, translating to MELLVYVLLLTQAVLGNANLDSCDEECTCISGILKTEKSSTSVPEAFRNFNITPDYVQVAPKDFLEVDYRTAKVNLGNFIPPLRLVDPKTISYNKGKKRGYYTLLSIDFDGESNGKIITLLMNIRDVETIVPTSGDVIVLFTPPLPALGSGVHRHGKLLYEQKGPIDANQLDLFKLSRYPVIPNLTKFTKTYHLGNPVAGNVYTTELRRCDSSDKCSDQDDSVKQCERLCKILSNCDDDQIDHLQCDAVDK from the exons ATGGAACTTCTTGTCTACGTGCTGTTACTTACTCAAGCAGTTCTTGGAAATGCTAACTTAGACAGCTGTGACGAAGAGTGTACTTGCATATCAGGGATTTTGAAGACCGAAAAATCTTCTACAAGTGTCCCTGAGGCGTTTAGAAATTTCAACATAACTCCGGACTACGTACAAGTCGCACCAAAGGATTTTCTAGAG GTGGATTATAGGACGGCAAAAGTTAATTTAGGAAATTTCATACCTCCTCTTAGACTTGTTGACCCTAAAACCATAAGTTACAATAAAGGGAAAAAACGTGGATATTACACATTGCTTTCCATCG acTTTGATGGCGAATCAAATGGAAAAATTATCACCCTTTTGATGAATATAAGGGATGTGGAGACCATAGTACCAACATCTGGAGATGTGATTGTCTTGTTTACTCCGCCCTTACCTGCTTTAGGAAGTGGAGTCCATCGTCATGGAAAATTATTGTATGAGCAAAAAGGACCAATTGATGCAAACCAACTAGATCTCTTCAA ATTATCGAGATATCCAGTAATCCCTAACCTTACGAAATTCACGAAGACCTATCACCTTGGAAACCCCGTCGCTGGTAACGTGTATACAACGGAGTTGAGACGCTGTGACAGTTCTGATAAATGTTCAGACCAGGACGATAGTGTAAAACAATGTGAAagattatgtaaaattctgtCAAACTGCGATGATGATCAAATAGATCACCTGCAATGTGATGCAgttgataaataa